The Erigeron canadensis isolate Cc75 chromosome 1, C_canadensis_v1, whole genome shotgun sequence genome segment GATCATTACTTGTATCATAATGCTTTCAAATCCCAACATAGACATGTTCATAAAACACAACACTTATGatttaatttatcattttcactAAGTCCTTACATTGCTCCTGTTTGCACATGTCGACTAGTTTCAAAATCACCAATATCATTTTCTTACTAATCTTATTGTTCATATCATCCCCTCTAAGTGAGGCTACACAAGAAATCTTAGCCAAGAACGGGTCGATCAAAGATGAAGATCAAGACACACTTATTTCCCCCGGAAAAATGTTTCAAATGGGATTTTTCGGGCCGGCATCAAACCAAGCTGGAAATCAAAGGTTTCTTGGAATATGGTACCATGAAGATCCAAAAACTGTGGTTTGGGTTGCGAACCGAGACAATCCAATCACATCAAGTTCCTCTATTGTCACTATCGAAGATGATGGCAATCTAGTGGTGAAAGATGAATCTAAAAAATACTTCACCACTGGTTTACCTCCAGCAGCTTCAGGGTCAAGGACCCTGAAGCTCCTAGACACTGGAAACCTGATCCTACAAAACAGATCAGGACAAGAGATATGGTCTAGCTTTAGTTTCCCTACCGACACTTTCCTCCCAGGAATGTACATGGAGAAGACAATGAAGCTAACTTCTTGGAAAAGTTCACAAGACCCTGGAACGGGAATCTACGTGTTTCAAAAAGATCAAGTTTTCGGATACAACAATTACACCGTTTTTAGAGGGAAAAAGCTTCATTGGAAAAGCGGGTTTGGGCTAGAAAGAATCATAAACCCTGCCAAAATGCCAATGGCTGCCCTTAACTTGCTATCAAGAGCAAACACAAGCAAAACTCTAAACTACTCTAGGCTAGTCATGAGCAGTTCGGGTGATATCCAATTCTATTATCGGGATATAACATTCAGAAAATGGGTACTAAATTGGTCCGAACCCAAAGACTTCTGCAGCAAATACAACGCCTGTGGACCGAATAGCAGTTGTAACATAAGTAAACCAGTTGGAACAAACGATACTTATTGTGACTGTTTGCCTGGGTTTGACCTTGTTCCTGATGTTAATACAACAGAGGAAGTATGCAAGAGAACATCGAAAGTTTGCAGTGGAAATGACACTAATTTCTTGAACATGGAGATCATGAAGATTGATGTAACTTTTCTATTATTTTTGGAGTCAAGAAGTGAGCCAGAATGTAAAGAGAAATGTTTAGGGCTGGATTGCTGTCAAGCTTATTCATATAATGGTGTAGGGAACCAAGAACTGGCTCGGGCCGGGGTTCCTGGAGGCAAACAAGGGTGCTGGGTATGGTATGATGGTTCCCAACTTGATGACATTCAGATTGGTAATGGAGTTAGTGGCCACATACTTTCTATTCGGAATCCTATCTCAAAAGGTGCGCTAATTTGTGACTTATAATCTGTATTGGCTAGTTTAGTTTGTTTGGTTACATCGGGTAGAAGTAAGTCTACATTTCAGAGTTTTGTTTGGCTCGTTACGCTGCACCCACCACTTTTTGTGTTCTCTAAACacgaaaaaaattaaaatattgattttcatcctttttataaaaacataaatttaataaCACATTTGACATTTAATAGACGGGTTGCAATTattaacataaaacataatttgGCAATGTATAATTAGGTTATATGTTGATAGTTGCAACTTGCAACCCATATGTTAATGTCAAATGGGTTGAttaaatttatcttattttcaaCGGGTAAGAGTACTATTAAGAGTATTGAAGTCATTTTTCAATAGCGTCTTGCCAGTCGTCAAGGTTGGGGAACTTGCAACTCTGATTCATTTTGGACGGGGTCCGAGGCAAGAGTACTCAGTAATTCAAAGAGAACGAGCGAATATTCGAATTACAATTTTCTCATTCTGAATAATATAAtctgaatgtatatatatatatatattgaaatatatttagaaaaatagTTAAAGTCTCTTCAGGTAAGTTGTCATAGTGGTAGTTTTTGTAATTAAGAGACGTAGCAACGGTTATTCCAATCTTGACCAATTTTCACAGATCTTGAACGTTGACTTCGTTGACCTAGCTCCGAGGTAAAGAGTATTCATCGAGAATCAGCCTACTCGGCTGAGTTTTACAACTATGGCTCTCCCCCGTTCCCTTTAGTTGcattaattaatgaattattCTGCTTGCCAATTTCTGAAATGGTTTGTGCCTATCCAATGATAACATAAGGTTGAATGACTTAAATGTGATACTATTGTAAACTGTTATAATATTTAGTTTCAAACCTCattaatcatcatcatttataACATAATTTGATAAGCTTTTGTGGCTACTGAAAGACGTTATTGTTACAATGCTCTTTCCGAGTCTCATGTTAGATCATGTACAATGTGTTTCAGGAATCAAAAACCATCAAATTAGTAACGGAAAAGTTAAAAGATCTAAGTCAGTATCCACCCGACTCATGATCATCATTCTATCTGCAATTGTTATTCTCGGAGTTCTCTTATGCTTTGTTGCCTTCATTTGTTGCAAGAGGAGGAACGATATCAAAAAAGTTCAAGGTACTCAACGATCAATCCCTACAACTACATCTTATTTACTTCTTTCCATAATGCGAAATACAGAATATAAGAAATGCAAAATTAAGCAACTGATTTGGAGAAGTAATTAACAAATAATGGAAAATATACATGGTTTAATATCTATCTGCACATATGAAATTCTCTTTAGGAACGGCTGAAAGTGAATCTGTGCATCAGTTTACTGAAAGTGTGAGGCAAATCCAAGCTATGCTGGATCCATTCAATACAAATGAAAACGATTCTCAAACCATAGGTATACCCTTCTTTGACTTTGAGAGAATATCCGCTTCCACAGATCACTTCTCAGAAGCAAATAAGCTGGGAGAAGGTGGCTTTGGACCTGTTTACAAGGTGAGATTTCTAATAACTTATAGAAATGCATCAATAAATTAACACTTTTTAAAATTGCACATCACAATTACACCAATgggtaagtatatataatatatccaAAAGTAATGTCTTCATAGAACACCATTTGAATGACACACATTATCTTTTTATATCCGCAGTATATGTTTCAGTTAACAATAAACCTTCACTGTCAGAGAATTTATATTTCGGTACTTCCGTACTTGcattaagaaatgtaatttagaAGTCACTTTCACAATCTTTCATATTGGGAAACTTTGTCTTAGGGAACTTTCCCTGGTGGAGTAGAAGTTGCAGTAAAGAGGCTAT includes the following:
- the LOC122606157 gene encoding G-type lectin S-receptor-like serine/threonine-protein kinase At4g03230; the protein is MSTSFKITNIIFLLILLFISSPLSEATQEILAKNGSIKDEDQDTLISPGKMFQMGFFGPASNQAGNQRFLGIWYHEDPKTVVWVANRDNPITSSSSIVTIEDDGNLVVKDESKKYFTTGLPPAASGSRTLKLLDTGNLILQNRSGQEIWSSFSFPTDTFLPGMYMEKTMKLTSWKSSQDPGTGIYVFQKDQVFGYNNYTVFRGKKLHWKSGFGLERIINPAKMPMAALNLLSRANTSKTLNYSRLVMSSSGDIQFYYRDITFRKWVLNWSEPKDFCSKYNACGPNSSCNISKPVGTNDTYCDCLPGFDLVPDVNTTEEVCKRTSKVCSGNDTNFLNMEIMKIDVTFLLFLESRSEPECKEKCLGLDCCQAYSYNGVGNQELARAGVPGGKQGCWVWYDGSQLDDIQIGNGVSGHILSIRNPISKGIKNHQISNGKVKRSKSVSTRLMIIILSAIVILGVLLCFVAFICCKRRNDIKKVQGTAESESVHQFTESVRQIQAMLDPFNTNENDSQTIGIPFFDFERISASTDHFSEANKLGEGGFGPVYKGTFPGGVEVAVKRLSINSGQGLEEFKNEVTLIAKLQHRNLVRLLGYCMKGNEKMLIYEYMPNNSLDAFIFDNTQSALLDWAKRFEIILGICRGLIYLHQDSRLRIIHRDLKTSNVLLDEDLNPKISDFGLAKIVNGKEVESNTKRIIGTYGYMAPEYALEGLFSTKSDVYSFGIVVLEIISGKKKHYHCEQAVSLLNYAWQLWKEGRPFDLMDQKLSEKYNPDEVLKCIIVGLLCVQEDPDDRPTMSNAVTMLTSDIATLPEPKQPAFLVRKFPSSYDTSSSSYQPQTQTQVEVTISTVQGR